Within the Miscanthus floridulus cultivar M001 chromosome 17, ASM1932011v1, whole genome shotgun sequence genome, the region TGGGGAACGTGGtagtaccttggccatcgtcggagacctcaccatcggtgagaaatcgccggtcagcaaGCTTCGCCGCCGTGGTCAGCGCAGGGTACTGTGCCGATAGGTGGGGTCACTCTGTCAGTGGCCGTGGATttgaaaatggaatttttctattttgcaaaattgaatgaatagtgatgtgatttgttatttttgtatagaattaattagagctccaaaaattatgaaaatttttgtgtgacctctctgagatgtaagcTATTTAAAACAATattaaattttattttttagtacattttgaatgtgataaaaattgctcaaattaattaataaatgagtttccatgatttttctaggcttatataattatccaaaaattatgaaaattgttttgctacttagttatcatatgatgagtcttcacaaaaattttgagctcatatggaagaagttgatttatttcataattttgaattaaataattaattcataaaagcaaatagtaaaccttaatgacttaggttttgtttgaattttggattgagtgatgaccttgggtcattaatataaaataattcttggtatgtatagtaagtgtttgagtttataaaaatgtttagttagttgttggtttgcaactataccgcgaaggaaagttgtgttcgagttattaatttttgtatccatcatcaagcatcatgttttatatctcgcatcatattaaacatggcattgttactacatgtagtgaacgaaagtgagcacatggtagtcaatcaagttgaggaggaggttaatctgtctgttgagattgggtttgataattgtggaacgtctccgGAACTTGACTTTTTcgtcaaccaaggcaagccccgaatgcatttaaacctatcttgtgttttacaaatttatatcgctttttcttttatatactgcattaagtgattaggagttgagtgaaaacctaattggtgcattaccaatcttgtttttcaatatcaaccttgttacccgtttcaatccgagaatgcttatttatgcttagccatgcttagaacgataaagtcaggtgattaccggtcacccgcgagatataaatggtttcttggatacgactggttatttatgtgatcgtgagatatgagcatgtggagtaataaatctagactaggcagactcggtgtatgggagccacaagacatggaggtcttgtgagtgggttctttctgcctgtgttgattaagacacgtccgtCGAGGAAAGACTTCACTCAGAGCACAGTGCTACTCGTGAGGATTGCGACCGGGCCATCCAGGAGCGTGACGAGGCATGTGGGGTGGCCGACTCCCTCCGAGCTGATCTTGGCGTCgcggtgaaccgaaggttggaTGTTGAGAGCGCTACTGCTAGGCTGGAGAAGGAGCTTACCAAAGTGCGAGAGATCCTCTGGActgagagtgatgagcatgaccttctgcaagccgctgtcggggtggtcatcgatgCCCTAAGGGTGGAGTAGCTGGTGAAAACTAGCTCGCTTGCAGCTCATGCCATAGGTATCATGgcacgggtgggccaacttgaggaggacgccttctaCACCGGGATCACCTAAGCCTTTACTATCACTCATTCCCATTATGCTCAGGAGATCAacctggaggtaatgagccatggcttcgcGCCTGTCTATGATGATGGTGAGCTAGACGAGATGGAAAAGGTAGTGTCTCCCCTCACACGGAACCTGGCGAACAGGTTGAAAGAAGAGGTCCTTCCTTCGCGGAAGTAGTtagcttgataaacacttatttgtaatatgtgaacaagtgtcagtactTTTGTGTCTTGGAAACGGTTTTGTAATTTTTATttcatttgtttgatcttaccttctcctttttttGCGATGAAAAAAATTTAGATaatcgacccttccgtttgttaagaccatagggcccaaggttttttaggggaaacttgagtgtgctggtgagcaaaattatcgtagctatcggggcgtggGCTTTTTGCGGCCTTACCAGTCCGTTCCCCCAAATCTTGTCgccagtcttgatgcgaggaggagatctaatgtaatgttttttcaaaaaaagaaaggaggtacccatacctttatcagcccccgagtgagatccgaccccttgcggttgctggggtcggatgttactagagactgGAGCGAGGGAGGAAAACTTACATTTGTATTTACTCATACCTCTTACCTAGGACTTTGATGATCGCTGCATGACCGTGCGCTATGAGCTCGCTATCGGGGATGTTTGGACAGAATCCGATCTCGTTTGCTTCACAGTAGGGTCGGCGAAGCCCTCGGGGGGTGTTCCGTTACTCCTttgcccgccttccaacagatctCCCCcaaatggggtttctatgggcttggctagaggctggattgaacaagaaggttgagatgaccctatttgcCTTAAcgtgggtcgggcaaaggccgttgaggctcatctgtgttttctccccttgctcttgtttgacgcgaggcggcctcagaCCCTTTGCtggtcagcctttgaacctcggtctctcaatcttggatcgagcggctcgagcccctaaGCCTTTTAGGGTCTTgttaggggtcggccatgttttcacgtgctaccccatcctcggttttcatGATCAGAGGGGTTGAGTCGACgatacttgccttgatggctcgggtgtcacgctcaatgagcttgctaatgggtatgttcgtgtAGAATCCagatccatcatttgctgatagggtcggcagagccctcatgtggcattccactacttcttaacccgcctcccggcataTGCTCGAGCCATTTGCTGggcttaggtggcccattggcctctccttgtTAGAGATTTTGTGGGTCtagcttgaggttagaatcgaatgagaaaggtcaaAATGTCCCTGTCCGTTTTCTAAATGGGgccaggcaaggccgctggggtcATTTCGGTTTTCCTCcactagctctgtttgacacgaggcagaCTTGAGCCCTTCgcaggccggccttcgaaccctagtcaggcgtcgctcatattgaatgaagcggctaccgcttcgtgatgcgacacgaagcgttgggatgcaagaatttgcatatgcaatgtttggacgtatgAATTTAACATATAGTTTAATCAAAATGAAAGcgagggtcggtaatgttaccttggttgTATGAGCCGTGGGAAGCTCCTACCAAACGTGTTCGAGCCAGGTTTGGGTCCGACGTTTTTGATGAGGCTGGCGTAACCTGCATTagtattgctacttttgtttttgcGATTGATTTTTAAGCGATCCGCCAGCTTCCCCTGAAGGGGGCTctgcaggtggacccctccaaactcctttcgGGAAGGCAGGAGCCAAGGCTAGTAATGTGAGGAACTGTGAacgtgattatgctggtgaacaaaaagcACCATAGCTGACGGGGCATAGGGTCTGTTGGTTTGCCTAGTTGTTTTCACATTTTGGTCCCATACACTGTGCTTCCGgttttttaaatgtaaggaggggtcaggctaagagggtgtttttAGACAAACAGGcaccctcggtagcccccgagcgatgtccgtgcctctgccgttgctggggtcggaagctcggtaaagaattcaacactcaaagtaagtaaacaggggtgcttatctttcaattggtcaTTTGTTGGTGGTTTTGCCTAGGCCgcccgatcgacccaggaggcctgcTGGGCTCCCCCTGGAGGAAGGTTCTATCGTTGGGtcgttccatggtcctgcctggggaagtggAGAGTCGCCTACAGGTGAGCGTGCTCCAGTTCTCGTGTCTAGGGtgcattagtggtgggccatgcccgggtgatgttctggcttactAGGTGGCGTCCCGTCGACCAGAGTGTGTCCCGTCATTTCCGGCGCATCCCCTCGGATTTCTGTCAGCAGtgatttcgcatttgtattgaataggggaaggcaaaAAGTTTTTCGTccgaaccttttgcctttccttagcaGCTAAGCCctctctttaaataggggggaagAATTCTCGCCCCACCTCCCCGCTAGCCTCTGAGctgccacctcttctcctttctTCTCACCGAATGCATCgactcctaagtaagagagggtaatgccaaagAGAGAAGAACTCACATATCTGCTTGTGAATCTAGagtgtgatgtcgagctagaggtcatccaacatagatgagatggtgtggtTCACCGGTTCTGAGGAGGGGTCACTACTGCCCAAGGAGGAAAGGTGCCGGAGGGTCCTAAGCGTCATCGATTTTGCCATCATTGGTTATGGTCTTCCTTCAGTGGGAGACACTTTCTACCTCgatgccgttgttagggttgcggctgatgacgatggcatagtccccaggCGTCTCGGCGGAGGTGCCGTTgttggggttgcggctgatgatgatggcgtagtccccgggcaTCCCGGTGGAGGCACcgttgtcggggttgcggctaatgatgatggcgtagtccctaggtgCCCCGGCATCGGGGCACCACCATCGTTGGTGTGGTGctcattgttgcagatgacggcgcTTTCGAAGATTTGGCGAAGCGGTGgaacgttgccgatggagagcatggcgtggcGGCCATGGTAGATGAACTGGTCCATGTacatgctcggacatcgccgatggagagcttggcgcggcgGCCATAGTAGACAAACTAGTCCATGTACATGCCCGGACGTTAtcgatggagagcttggcacgGCAgccgtagtagtacttgtagtaaagctaagtagagcctgtaattgaataagtttgggggagcccccgagtgaacaatcctttgaattttaggagtacattagtcctttgtgtgatgaaatcactttgtaagtggtgaatttgtgcaaaaatgaacaagttttcaTGTTTTGTTACGGAAACAGTAACAGTTTTTCAGTTCCCTCTTTTTGTGAAGAGGTTTCGATGCCCTCCTATGGCCcaagttgcaaaaaactaggatggtgggtgaattagttctgattatgctggtgagtaaagaggttgtagccgctggggcatgggtctcctgtagtcctaccagttatactcagaattcgttcccaaaatcttagtttTTAGGACTTGAGGAGAATCGAAAAACTTTAGATAAAGTTTGCAAAGATAACCACAGGAAGTGTTTGCACAATGTACTTGTACTATTtgtaccagcccccgagtgaggtccgacccctcatgATTCGTaggggttggatgtcactaaagattgggtatttgtaaagacaaaaactaATAAGAAGGAAtatgcgtttattaagggtaaaaacgacatagctgctcaatgtttcaggtgttggtgaagacctcaccattgatggttttcaacttgtaggtgcccagatgaagtacttccatgatgacgtatggcccctcccagggcggggagagcttgtggcgatcCTTATTGCTCTGCATGaggcggaggacaaggtccccaacgttgaaggcccGGTCctacacccgtcggctgtggtaccatcgcaacgcctgctagTACTTAGCTGAACAAAGGCGGGCGATGTCgcaggcttcatctagctggtccatggcatcttggtgggatgcctcggcccattgttcgtcatatgctctaattcttggtgctccatagtcaaggtccattgggagaatggccttagcgccatagaccatgaagaagggtgtgtagctagtggcccagctaggagttgtccttaggctccagagcaccgacAGGAGCTCAACGAGCTAGTgcacgccgaacttgttcaactggttgaagattctaggtttaaggccttgtaggagcaTGTCGTTTATGCGCTTGACCTAcccgttcgttcgggggtgcgcgatGGCTACCCAATCGATTTGGATGtattgttcatcgtagaatcgaatgaatttcctgccagtgaactacgtgccattatctatgatgatggagtttggtactccaaagcgatggatgatgtcaaggtagaacagcacagcttgcttggatttgatcgtggagatcggtcgagcttcaatccattttgtaaatttGTCTATGGTGTCaagtagatgggtgaagcccttgggtgcctttttgagtggcccaactaggtcgagcccccagaccatgaagggccatgtgatggggatcatctagagtgcctgggctagAAGATGAATCTAccaagcgtagtactgacacccttcgtaggtgcgtacaatttgctcggtgttggctactacggtgggccagtagaagccctgtcggaacgcGTTCTTGACCAAGGTCCTTGGcgcggcatggtgaccatagaccccaccgtggatgtcactcagtagaagtcttccctgttcgctggggatgcagagctgtaggatcctgaTGTGGCTCTGTTTGTAAAGTTCGCCTTCTACAATAACAAAAGACTTGGCGTGGCATACGAGCCACTGGGCTTCCATCTTGTCTGTTGGTAatgtgtcgtggaggaggtagtcaaggtaaagcattctccagtcgttgagagggtcgggctctactgTTGgaccctcttcaagctccatgacctcggggttggGCGGAGCAGTTGGTGGGTCGGCCCCCGGGGCCGGATCAGATGGGCCATTGTTGGCCTATTCCGACCCCACGTAGCGCactgagggcttgtgttgatcactaGCGAAGACACCCACCGGAACTAGTTCTCGGCCAGATGCTGCTTTGGCGAGTGTGTCGGCTGCTTCATtaaggcaccttgggatgtgattgagctcgaggctgtTGAATCTGTCCTCCAGTCattggacttcttggcaatacgccgccatcttggtgtcatggtagCTAGACTCCTTCATAACCTAGTCgacgactagctaggagtcacccctgaCATCGAGGTATCGGATGCCTAGCTCAATGGCGATTCGGAGGCCATTGATGACCACTTTGTATTCtgtgatattgtttgatgaggggaaatggagccaaaccatgtacctcatgtggaccccaaggggtgatacgaagactagtcccacATCGGCGCCCTTTttcattagtgatccatcgaagtacattgtctagtactcttgatcgacgactgctggtggtatctggacttcggtccactccacgatgaagtcagccagcacctaggatttgatcgtCGTTCGAgaggcataagtaatgccctgatccatcagctcgagcgcccacttcgTGGTTCTTCCTATAGCATCTtggctatggacgacctcgccgaggtggaatgacgtcacgactgtcatagggtgtgagtcaaagtagtggcgtagcttccttttggtgatgaggatggtgtagaggagtttctagatttgggactAGCGGGTTTTGGActtggataacacctcgctgatgaaatatatatgGCACTggaccttgagggcatgcccctcttcttcccactccactactaaggcggcgctaaccacttgcgtggtggccgctatgtacaggaggagggattctctgttgcttggaggaactaggaccaggggttttgttagaaattgcttgaccatgtcaagcgcctcctgggcctcaaCTATCCACTCGAAGTGGTTGGACTTCTTCaggagttgataaagggggagccCTCGTTTGTCGAGGCACGAAATGAATCAGCTGAGGGTGACAAGGCACCTTGTGATCcgctaaaccccctttatgttctggattgggcccatcattgtgatggctgagatcttcttcgggttggcttcgatgccgcgctcggagacaatgaagccgagcagcatgcccctcaggaccccaaaaacacattttttgggattgagtttgatgctattCGCCCGaagtttcgcaaaggttcgttCGAGGTCGGCGACAAGATGGTctgcccgtttggacttaactacgatgtcattgacgtaggcctcaacggttcacctgatgaggtccccgaagcagttgagcatacagcactgGTATGTCACCCCTGTGTTCTTCAGACTGAACGGCAtggaaatgtagcagaacgatccaaagggggtgataaaagacgtcgcgagctggtTGGATTCTTTCATTGTAATATGGTGGTAGctagagtatgcgtcaaggaagcagagggtttcgcaccctaaggtagaatcgactatttggtctatgcatggcaaaggaaacgggtcctttaggcatgccttgttgaggccccagtaatcgacacacatcctccatttcctgatTTTCTTTCACACAAgaatgggatttgctaaccactctgggtggtgtacttccctaatgaacccagtagccaatagttttgctatctcttcgccAATGGCCCTAcatttttcctcgtcgaagcggcgcaggcgttgcttcaccggcttggagcctcggtggatcttcaaggtatgctcggcgacctccctcgggatgcctagcatatctgagggtttccatgcaaagatatctttgttatcgtagaggaagtcgacgagcgcgctttcctattcagaggagagcgtGGTTCTGATgcagacttttttgccctcagagctgctagggtccatgaggacctccttgaaCCCTTCCACTGATTCGAACGATCCAGATGACCTCTTTGCGTCGGGCGCTTCCacgacctcctccctaagggtggtGAGCTCTTTGGAGGTGACGACTACTGTGGCATGGCcgtagcattcgacttcgcactcgtaagcacgacggaaggaggtgccaacggtgatgaccccgtgggggcccggcatcttcagcttgaggtatgtatagttggggatggccatgaacttcgcatagcatggatgtcTGAGGATGTCATGGAAAGTTCCGGGGAACCCtaccacgtcgaaggtgagggtctcagtcctataattggactgatccccaaaagtgacgggcagatcgatctaccctagCAGTATGGCCTATTTGCTAggtatgatgccatggaaaggcactcggATGGGGTAGAGGTTTGtttggtcgatgcccatctcgtcaagtgtcttggcgtacatgatgttgaggccgctgccttcgtccatcagtacttttgtgagtcgctttgggccgatgattggatcgacaacaagcgggtaccttcttgggtgtgggatggcatccagaTGGTCAGTTCGgttgaaggttatggcggattttgACCATCAAAGGAAGGCAGGCATGACTGgtccggccgtatagacctcgcagcgtgcgaccttctggcggtgcttggagtcgtaggccgctgatcctccgaagatcatgagggtgcCATTCATgttgggaaggcatcgtccttctcctctgcgtcatctatgatgggggcaggttccttcccctacgcccctttgttgaggcccccggacaagtatttgcgcttGAGGCCGCAATCcctgtatagatgcttggccgagaaagcatggtttgggcatggcccctcgagcattttctcaaagtggttcggagtgccctttgcgggcttccggccacccttgcggtcgacagtggccacgagcgagctatcacgccgttgcttcttgttttttcttttggcaggactgttggaggcgccttcgccggcgtcctcatcCCGCCTTGCCTGGCCATCAGAGcggtcaaagatggctccgaccgcctcctctcctgaggcgtggttggtggcgatgtccaggagctccttggtggtccacaggccccttcgccccagcttgtgaACTAAAGACTTgcaggttgtcccggataggaaggctcctatcacgtcagcaTCGGcaatgttagggagctcattgcactgccgggagaagcaccagatgtacccgtggagggtttcatcggccttttggcggcagttcttgaggtcccatgggtttctgaggcatttgtatgtgccctagaagttgcccacgaagatctccatcagatccgcccaactttgaatggcgttggacggtaggtgctccaaccatgctcgtgctgaattggccaagaatagtgggagattgcgaataatgaaatcatcatcactcgcaccaccggcttgacatgtaagccaatagtcttcgagccaaagcctagggtttgtttccctagaatatttagggatgttggttggtggtcggtaccttagtgggaaagcagcgttgaggatgtgtcggccgaaggcctgagggcctggcaggctagGGCTCAGGCTTCAGTCCTCGCCACTGTCATAGCGTTTGCCATGTCGAGGATGGTAGCCATAGTGGGATCCCTCTCCCACGTTGCCATGGGTGCACCTACGGGCGTTGATGGTGCTACGCATATTGcagttgtggccgagacgttgatgtaccaAAACGGTGGTGTGCTGCCTACCGCCTGGCAGTGTCTGGTGAATGGACACATCCTTGGTGGGGCGCACTAAGGGCGTGCACTAGCTGGCATCGAGCTCATGTCgttgagacaacgagctttctacCTACTGCGCCACCGCAccctcgagcaacgtgcgaatttcttggtgggcccggcgatcctcggacgtcgctgCCTCCGGAAGGTCGTGTAGCAAGGCCATCGCAGCGGCAATGTTTTGGCTCACCCaagtgaagtgaggaagggtcccgtcatcggtgaggatcctctagTGTACAGTGTGGGCCATGGTATGTGCACACCCACCGCTTTTGTGGCGTTCGATCTCACGATTGATGTCCATGTACTCCTGGATGAGCCCTTgtctggcctcatcgatctctagcttgtgggctctcagctgctccatcctcaagtgAGATGGGGCCGCTGCCTCCCCCCTGGACCTACCATCAGGGTTGCTtgtcggggtagcctcttccccggAGATGCTTTCAACGCGCCCCTCGGGAGTttacgccatgaagcattcccgggaaggatgatggctcccctactggagtcagagctggaggacaATCTTGGCTCCTCCATGAGGAGCCTGTGGAGAGTCTCTGTATCATGTTCAATTGTCCCCACAAACTCGCTGTCCATGGgtggctgaaccatgcgtagtgccagaaggtggtaAGCGGTTGCCATGGCGTTACGGAGACCGAATAGAAACGCTGCCGAGGCGCTCTGCATGGGGTCTTTTGGAGAGAGGGTGATGTAGCGCGGGGCCTCCCtagataactggggtccaagggagttgccaAGCCGACCCTCAAGCCTCTGGTGGCTGAGGCTGACGGAAGGGAGAGACTGCACGGCCGtgtgggccagcgccagctctcctcctagtgtgatgatgaaatctaggtcagtgaaacacacgtg harbors:
- the LOC136515764 gene encoding uncharacterized protein, whose amino-acid sequence is MRFDKEKEINQRVHGGESRSDMEAELESVEPMEMGDDTSSSEDEEDRTETLTFDVVGFPGTFHDILRHPCYAKFMAIPNYTYLKLKMPGPHGVITVGTSFRRAYECEVECYGHATVVVTSKELTTLREEVVEAPDAKRSSGSFESVEGFKEVLMDPSSSEGKKVCIRTTLSSE